The genomic stretch aatattactcttCAAAATTCCTGCCCTCCAGATTTCTACTCAATCATCAAAAGTTGTCTTCTTCCCTGCATTTGCCCACATGGGACGTGAAATCATCAGACCACCATTGATTAACACTGATTTCCAAAAGGAATGCAGGCATCAAAACATCGAGAGTTAGTTATCAACAGCAAGCGATCATACCTGTACCAGGAGCAGCCATGCTTGGTTTATTGGGCGTTCCTCGTCCTCTACCACCTCCACCACGGCCACCTCTGCCTCCAAAGCGACCACCTCCACCTCGTCCACCTCTACCACCAGACCGGCCACCAAAATCCCTACCACCACTTCGTCCACCACCTCGGCCACCACCACTGTTCTCACGGTTATCTGGTCTTGGCTTCGCCTCTTCCACCATCAATTCATAACCTTCAAGTTCAGATCCACTGAGATCCAGGGCCTTGTTAAAAGCATCACTGTCCTTAAAGTCAATATAAGCAATCCTGCATCCAGTAAGACAAATAAGTTGTTATTTTCTCAACCATACGCGTAGCGTGTATGACATTCACCATACCAcatcaattcaaaaaaataggTTGCCTCCTCAACCAGACTTTGAAACACATCAATCATAAGATTAACTATAGATGCTAAGCGTCCATTTCTTGGAAAAAATCAGATTAAAGATGGTTCGATAATGCCAAAGTCAAACCCCAACACTATCAGTAGGATTTCATGATGCCATAGTTCCACAAGTAATAGATCCTTCAGGTAGCATGTAATGCGAGGTAAATCCATCTGCCTCAGTGAGTTTAGAATAGTTTTCCAAGCACAGGTGCTAAGTTTTTGGTTTATAAAATAATGAGAAACCAACGAAACAGAGAATAAGCTTTAGCCTCAGAACCACAAAATCTATGAGATTCCACTATTTCGGTGCAGTTGCCCCTTTTCATTTAAGAAGACGCGGGGTTTTTGACCAGCAAAACACCAAAGTTGACTTGGACTATAATGTAAGTAAGAAACTCCTCCAACCCACCCCTACACCCTTtaaaaaaacagagagagagagagagaaaaaaaaaggacgGACATCCTCAGAAAATATGGCTTACAAAACAAGTATTCCACCAACAATTTACCATTTTCAGGAAATGTAACCTTCAGAAAAGCATGGCAAGTTAGCCTCAGAGCCATCCAATCCATTTAACTCTATTATTACAGTAGCCCCTTGGAGCTACTAGCTTTTCTGTACAGGCAAAGCCAAAGTTGACTTGCATACGTGAAATGCTTGCTATCTTAGCAGTATCCAATGCATAAATGTTGAATAGAAAAGATTGTCCATTCAAAGCATGTCTTAgccaataaattatatatcttaGACAAAACCAAATTCATAGAACACACAAAGAACAAGATTCAAATGGGAAGGAAATCAAGGGAAAAAGTAGATACCCTTTGAGTCCATCGGTATCATAATCTTTTGGGAGGGATAACCTAGTAATCTCTCCACATGTTCCGAAATGCTCTTCCAATGAACTTCTAACCTGCAATTCATAAATGCTTCACattattcacaaacaaataaaaatttcatgagaCAATGCTTTCACTGAACCATTATACCTGATCCTCTCCACCAGATCTGTCAAAACCACGGACAAATATTGTCTGCCCTTGAGCTTTCCCTCCCTTTTGGAAAGAGTTTTTCTCATTTCTAATAATTTGATTATGAAAATCAACTCATTAGACCTCTTAACAGTATTAATCATGAAACTTGTAAGTACACCTCAGAAACTATTTAATATGGGTGAAAGAAACCATCGTACCCGCTAAATGGAGTGTAAGAGCCCCTTTCTTTGGCTAAATCAAGTCTCACAGGACGACCCAAGAGATCTTCCCCATTCAATTCCAGGGCCTGTGACAAAATATGCACTTGGCTATGTAAATTAACATCAAACATCATTCTTATAACAAACAGTTTATCTGAAGATGAAAAATTATACAAGATCCTTCCAACATGTATCACGCCTAAATCTCCTACAAAACATCATTGGCCACAATATTGTCTAGGAGAACAGAAAATACTAAAGCAATCCAAGTGGGACATTCCAAATCATTCTTTTGGATGCCATATTACACTGCTATCTCTTTTGTAGCCATATACATGTAATGGAAAACAGAACTCACGCAGCCAGGCCCACGGTGGGATAAAGACTAGCAATGCTGTCACTCTTGTAGATGACCTCATCGTTTAGAACAGACAGAACCATATAACACATTTTATTATCTTATGCATGTTAGCAATTTATTATCGAAGTATTGTCCTTTTTAAGTCTCAGGCTCCAATAGCCCAAACTCAAAAGAAGAGAGATGTACCTTCAGTGCAGCCTCTGCAGTGGCAAATTCAACATGACCAAAGCCTTTAAATACTCCCTCTCTATCTGAAGCAAAGCGAATATCTACAACCTCTCCAGCACCCTCAAAGAAGTTCTCCCTAAAAGAGTTATGAACTGTAAGAGGAAGCACAGTTTAAGGTTTAGAATAAAAAGTTTGCAGTAAAAGATACACATACACATCAGCTTGTTCAACAGAGAAAGATAGGTTGCCCACAAATAATGTTTTCGATCCAGCAGCTTGAACTTGGGGAGTAACTGGAGTCTGGGGCTGCAtataatgaaaaagaatttgttCTTTCAACTGTACAGACATGTTCTACTGACAGCAGATAACAGCTAAGTGAAAACagcaaaaagatgaaaaaaaaaaatctacttcAAATTAAGTGCTTACAGCTTTTTTCCCAGCTTTAGAATCAGCCTGCTTGCTCACTGCCTTTGGTGACACTGCATCTACCATTTCTACGTCACTATCCTGTTTCTGCAACAattcattttgataatttaagtCAGAAAACTTCGAATCATCAAAACAACTGTTTTGAATAGCCTACACATTGGCTTCAAAAGTTCATTACATTAAACCTTGAAAAACAGATCCCTAAGAAGGTCAAACCCAAAGCATAAGGATCTGACATCTACAATAGGGTAGAGGTAGTATGTAGGGAGCTTTACATGTTAAATTTATCATTACATGACATGAGAAACCATAAGACTGCACACAAAGGAACAACCCATATAACACAAGTCTAGctaaacatatttaaataaaaaaattacaccaaTACTCCTATCTCCTACAAAATAACAATCTAAAAGCTAATGTGTCAGCATAATCTTTAATAGTAGCCAATAAGTGGCCTAGCCTTAGTACTAGGAACCTGTAGCATGATAAAATCAAGAATTCCCTTCTCATATGCTGTTCAGTTAGTGGTTTAGTTTTTTGGATCAATCATTTTACTGCAACTTTCGCCATACCAACAGCAAACAAATACCAAAAAACCATTAACAGTCAACTGGACACTGACATAATCAGAACATGGTCAGAACAATTCTGACCATGAGATACAATGGCCTTGTGGATTTTAAAACAATTGATAAAGGGATGGAAGTATAAAATTCACGTAGCTGACGCCACTTAAGTGTGATagaggcttgtgattgttgtcgTAGCTGTATATGCAATTTAAGTGACAATTTTAATTGAACTCGTTCCAGGAAAAGGTAGTCACCTTTTTCTTTGGTGTCTTGGTAGGCTGCTGCTCCTCAGCAGCATCTTCTTCACTAGAACTGTCATCGTCAGATTCCTCCTCAGACTCACTAGCTTTCTTTGCAGCTTGGGAAGGCTAATGAACAAAGACAAACATAACACGGAAATTGCATTAGATTAGATgttaaaatattgtaaaatttagaACTCAGAGATCCTCATTTTTTAAAGATTTCTCACCCTCTTTACCGGCTGCGACTTTGCAGGCTCATCATCAGAACTATCATCATCACTGCTGCTCACTTTTTTCGGAActtttgcattttgtttactAGCATTCAATGAGACAGTGGGCTGCAGTATATTACACAATGTGATCAGCTACATAAAATAACAGAAGATTATGAGAGACTGGCTTGTATCAATCATTCAAGATATAACATACTTTggcttttattttcttcctttgagGTTCTTCCTCCGAACTGCTATCATCAGTGTCCTCTGAAGTGTCATCATTGTCCTCTGAAGTGTCATCATTGTCTGCCTTCTTCTGCAGTTAAAAGAGAGTAAGAAAACATCAGATTACAACCAACATACATGTCAAAGAAATCAACAACTGCTGTCAAATTTTCAACATCCCAGGATGCTGCAAATAAATTGAGGACTAACTACAAAAAAAGATTATATTTTTCGGGAAAGGTTTTGTGCCAATTTTCTGGTCCTCATCAAAAAGAAAGCAGCAATATAGATATCAGGAAAATGACCTGTTTGGTTTCCTTTTCTACTGTCAGAGCAGGCCTCTTAGAAGGAACTATTTTGGTGGCTGGAGCCTGCAAACGATTTAATTACTATAAGCAAATAACAGAACACAACCAAATAGATCAtacaacaacaaaacaaaacagtAGAGAAACAGCTTGCTTCTTTCATTTGGCTTCATACTTGAGAGGCAGAACATTTAAATGATCTTAGAATTAAAAACAACTTCCATGATAAAAGtgaattaaaaaacatatttgaaTAACTAACAGCAAGTAACAACTGGTGTTAATTAAGAATGCTCCAAGACACAATGGGAGGGGGGAGAGGTTGGCAAACCCACCGCTTCTTCCTCAGAATCACTTTCTGTGGAGCTATCAGTGGAATCCGTCTTCTTTTTAGGCACAGTGGCCACTTGCGGCTGCATTTCCCAAATGGACAgaaaaaccaaataaattacaaacaTGAAATTGTTATACATTTATTCTTTTACtacaagatcaataaattattGCGTACATAAAAAGGAACCACCTACAAAACCAGATAATAGAATTGCAGAACAAGGATAGAGCACCAAACCTTTTCAGATTCAGAATCTTCAGAGCTATCACCATCACTTGattcctctttcttcttgacaGATGCAACAGAACCATTTGATGGCAACTTCTTGGGTTGCACAGCAACTTTGGCATTGTTCTTCTTATCCTAGACAATAGGTTTGGTTAGcatcaaaaagaacaaaatgtaTTTTGTGGACTTCACTAGCAAGTGGACAAAACTGTCTAAACGTGCTTCATAATGCATATATAGAATAAACGGACTAATTTGATGTCTCACATTATCCTCATCTGACGAGCTATCAGAGCTTGAATCACTTGAGTCTTCCACCTTTTGGGGAACAACAGCAGGCTTCTTCCCTTGAGTGGTGGCAGCTACTTTTTTCTGAGTGTAACATAAACGGCACAAAGAAGTTAACTCAAAgcaaaatgcaaatttaaaatCATCCAGAATCAAATGCCAGACTTACATCATCATCAGAGCTGCTGCTATCATCTGAGCCAGACTCCTCACTGGATTCATCTTTCTTCTTCAGATTTCCTAATCCAGCATTCTTAACTGGTGCAGGAACCTTTTTTGTTGGTGCAGCTGCCTTGGTTGTAGGTTTCTATATGGAAGTTGCAAATGAACTTAGAATGGAACGCTAACTGGATATATGGTACAACATATAGCAGCTAAGACTGGGTGAACTGGCAGTAGTAGCAAATTAGTATCAGAAATCACATAGAATAACAATCCCACAAATGAAATCAATATACATACATCATCTTCCTCAGAATCACTGTCTTCTGAAGAATCAGAACTGCTTGCTGCCTTGCCCTTTTTAGCGGGGACTCCAGCAGCGCCATTTTTAGCAGCCACTGGTTGTTTCTTAGGAGGCACCACAGCTTTGACAGGAGTTTCCTAACAAAATAAGACAGCTAGTAAGAGAGCTATAATGAAGAAATATTGCAAGGGCACTTGATGTATGAATAGGAAAAGACATATTGAACAAACATTTAATTACAGTGCTCACTTCATCTGAAGATGAATCGTCGCTGCTAGATTCTTCAACTGGCAGTTTTGCCTGAATTCCCCCTTTTTTGGGTGCCACCTTTACCTGAGAATTCACATCGCATATGATCATCAgctaatttactttttatttccttttttcaCAAGGTTATAAACACCAAGTCAACAAAACAGTGAAGCTGAAGATGACCTaagttgaaaaacaaaatacaacccCACGTATCACAAGAGAAAAGTCAGGATGACGACATAATAATGTACTCAGAGGAAGCATTAGAAGCAGGAGAAGCCACCAAAGGCCGTACTGGCCAGAATAAGCCTTTTTACAGATAAAATCACTTTCCAACAAAGACCCGTTGTCTCCAAAATATCTCCCTTATTGTCAGAGACATTGGTGATGGTAGCAAATATGTGTGTTCcattttaaaattctatattGCGTTCTCACAAAAGGCACGAATTTCTCTTTATGTCCTTGACCCCCTCGTGATGCAAttctttttttctcataatCTCCTTCCCCTTCAATTTCCCTTCCAAGGTCAAGTTCTCCATAAATATTACAGGCAAAAGCTTCCAGATAAGTACCATAGAACCAAGTACACTCCTTCAAGCATCACCCTCCCAGACATGAGTAGCAGACGCGCCAACCATTGACATTTAAAATAACGAATGAGATTCAAGAGAAATAGACAATATATAAATCACGGTCCGAGTCGAACCTTCTGTTCTGGTTCAGACTCCGAGGACGATGTATCGTCCGAACTACTTGTTTCCTCTTTCTTAAGGACCTTCTTCTTCTGGCTCTTCTGCTTCTCGGCCGCCTCTTGCTCTATCTTCTGCTTCTTGGCACTTGCCTGTTTCTTTAACTCCTCTTCGGCCTCCCTCTTGCCTGCACACAGATTCAACACCCAAGGACAATTCAGGAATAACCGAAGCAAAAACAAACACAATCAACCAAAACAGAAATCTCGCGATGATCAAACCTTTCTTCCCAGATTTGCCGGCCGGTACGACAGCAGCAGGAGCTGCATCGAGCTAAATCAACACCAAAGCCATCATTAGCTACATATACATTCACCAACGCACATGGTACATCTATACAGAAGCACAGCATACGAGCGTTACCTTGGTGGATTTCTTGGCGGATTTACCCATCGGGACAATAAAAGACTCACAGTAGTTTGGCTGCTGCAGAGCTTTCTGGAAAACCCTAATAAACGATTAGGGTTTTAGGGAATGAGTTGTGAGAGATGTCGAGCGCTTGTGGCtgtatttatatacaaaaataaaagggtAAATTGCCCAGCGGCGCTGGCTTTAGGGTTTCTGTGGGGCTCTTGAGATATTtatggctctctctctctctctcggctgtGCTTTTGGCGGTGACTCACGGTCGGTGCCTCCTGTCCTTTGTCGccaattctttttaaaatttaattcagtAAGTTCTTCTAGttataaaatacttttttaattaaataattaatattaacaacaaatataaaatattttataaaaactatATGGTAAAGTTGAAAACATATTCTTAATTATGTATAACTATTTtatagaatataataataataattcaatttttatggtattattatcattttttagaatgaatttagacaatattattaatatttcattataaatcataaatccCTTATATGTTcttaaaaattctattaacttaTCGTGATATTAATTATCGCTTAgtcttttgattttgttaaaaaatgtcAATCACGATATATATTTCAGAGAGATCAGGGTTTGAACTCGTAATTCATCGAGATGATACTAACATATCATAGCCCATTCTTTGTCATCTAAATTATATCAAGAAAGCATGATATTAATTATCTTGtaagttataaatttatgtgACTAATTAACATTAgtgaattttgtaaaaatttgtacgaaagaaaaaataagaaagaatatTCGAgggtgaaaataattttaaaataaaggtaaattaataaattttcataatttattaacttagCCAATGCACAAAACTAGTTGGTACCTTTAAGTAAATTGAATGAGAGAcacatgaaatttattttatttttttaattacattattattgtgaaaaaaatatgtttggtacatttaagattttaagataaatgtatatattattcttgATATTTAAGAAAGTATTAGTATCCCTCTATTATAATACCGTATTATAGTTGTTTTCTATAAATGTCAAACGATCAAATCGACTTGTTATTGTAACAAACGAGTCTGATTTGTCTCATTTATAGGGATGTGTAAATGATTGTTTCAGTTAGCCAATTGATCGAAATTCACAAACTGAttaaattgaaccaaatcaaCTGATTAATCTTAAAAACCAAATTAGCCGATAATCGAAAAAAATTTAACCGAAGCAATCGatataaaacactaaaaattgaagaaacaaatatttttattttataaatatcaaaataatatcattttaaaattcaattgattCAATTAGTTCAATTCCTctaataaacaaatcaaatcgAATATTGAAAATCAgacttttaataaaatttaatcgaattgaaccgatacaataaaaaaactaaattaaattaataaatttaatcgATTCGATTCAATTAATCAAAGTGCAATGAAGTGCAATGAAGATTTGTTACGCCTACCATTTTTTTGCCTTAAAAGGCCTAGCATGACTTTATTTGGGCTCATGGTGCGACCAACATTTTATCttagaaaaacataaaattaaattaaaaataatgtatgtgaagtcaattttttattatttaatataataattcaaatattttaaatattgtaTCAACAACATCGGAAATTCATAGGATAATCAAtaaatctcaaataattttatacttttttcagtaaaatttatatttcatataaaaaaatgccacaatcaccttaaaaaaatctaaatatataattcaTGCACGACAGTAGGAGTTCAAATTCGaaatattaagtaattttataacttttaaatatttataaaaaagtgATAAAACTGGAATTGGATGATTAGAAaccatattaaattttttaaattattaaatttcaaacttttagGCTGCATTCTTTtgcgttttttatttttaaatttgagttttaaatttatttttaattttctattttaatagtctattttaaaaaattgaaaaagttttttttgtcattttattttttaaaaattttgaggaaatttattttataatattttatttgatgaattttattattaaatgattaaattaactatttttaataaatttctattattaaaaataaaataaaaaatttaattaataaattattgacatctaagtgataatttatattaaatattattatacataatatgtttaatatacttaataatatactatatgtcatcctatatttttaattataatatagatatactataattttaaattttaaataaacatatcaaatttttaaaaaaattgaagaatatttttttctttttcatttttattttttagagccaaaacatgaaaaatagattatgtttttcatgttttggacttagagattgttttacctgaaaataactaaaacaacattttatagttttaggtttttctttatatatatttttttatttttaaaaatgacaaaataaactcattttcattgttttaaaaaaaaaaaaaaaacctgaaaACAACAAGATCGGAGCGTAAGCTTCTAAGTTAtaatgttttagtttttattttaaaattagaatttgcatataatttttgttatctcacttattaattaaataaatatatttttataaacccacatttcaaataaatttaaaatatgtagACCCGTTAAGCCTATTAAGGCTTGCAAGTTATGGGTTACCCAACGTAAAAGCCCAATTACCTAACTCTACTCATTTCAATCTAAATATGATCATAGATCGAGTTGGACCATAAATTTGGTTAATGAGTATGATTGATTTTTTCAACATaatcttaacaaaaatatttagaaagtgataataaaatgaccaaatgggttttttaataaaatcacatTGATTGTGAAATCGTTTGATATAGATGAAATAAACTTATTGTTCAAATCGACAACGCACCACGATTTTCAAGATGGACAACTATTAATTGTGATTGATTTCAAAAACCTCAATTATGTGAAATATGTTTCTTATATTACATAATTTGATTATAACAACTGAAATGCTGTATTGTTtgtaaaaatacaacaaaatttaatatgtttttacCAAACATTGTATGGGGTATCAAGTGAGATTTGCCACACAAGACTAATGAGAGTACTAATCACCAATGAgaatgagaatttttaatatacttgCTCGTGACATTAACAAGTTTTATTTATCGACATATATGCAAGTAAAAATATGgtaaataagataatatttttttgaatatttgagagtcgcgattttttaaatatttatattttatgtaagtCTAATTTGGTCAAATACAATcaacatttaattattcactTATGTAATTGAGttgtaatttaatataatacacgataatatcaataaatttataaatctaaattcaaatatcataaaatcttagggtgcgttctctttacttttcaattttcagttttgagttttgaattcatttttaattttttgttttggtagtctgttttttgaaaattaaaaatatgttctctttatcattttgaaaaactattttttaaaacagaaaattaaaaaacgcgttatctttgaaattttgaaaatatttgtttaatgatatttcattcaataaatttgattattaagtaaattataaatattgaatgttaatatattatttaaaaaatatatattttaaagttaatgaattttataatattttgttctcattacaataataaaatatgaataaataaataaatatattttgaattttgactttgttttgaatgaaaacactcaaaataactttttgttgttttgagttttattcactattttttttttcaaaaatacatttttaaaaacaagaaagagaatacgttttcattgttttagaaaattaaaaactaaaaatgacttaaaaacaataaagagaacgcaatcttaATAACTTTTCAcgatatattaattgataaagttgatatcatatttattttaaaaacacacACCTAAGGTGACAAATGAATTATAAAAATCCACAATATAGACTTTTGATACtttttaaatacaacaaaaaataacataaaaaccAAATTGAAGATATATCAAACATAAGGAACCTAGTTTTAGGTACTTAGGTAAATCTTAGGCTTCGGCTGCGTCTTGCCCTTGAGCTAGCAAAGATTGCAGTTTTATGGAAGTCTGAAGAACTCCtcaccccctcctctctctctctctctgtttgtcCATCTATCTATCCGTGCGTGTGCATACAGAGACGCACGTAAACGTTCGTTGCTTACTTTCCCTCAATTTATCTCCTCAAAGTCGTCCGGGAAACCCGCTTTCTCTCTTCGTCTCTCTTCCATCTATCTAAAGTTCTAAATACACGcacagataaatatatataaatatatttatattatcagCTAGCAGTTCCACATCCATGAATCAATCTAGGGATTGACGGGACAAATCGAGGAAAGGTCTGTTTTATCttgttattttgttagtttCCTTTGCAATGCGTCCAATCCGTCCCTGCGTGTTTGGTTCTGCATCTGTGTTGTAATGAGTTGCTTGGAAGCTAATTAGCTAGTTGAAACTACTCttgatttctttttctgttCACGTGGCTAATTGGAGTGAAATGGgtgttttctttttgaatttgcTATGGTTCCGGGAATGGCGTGGTTCACGATACCTTTCATGGCCCTGGAATTTTTGGGGCATCTGTAGCTGGATAGTATTTGTTGACTAGTTGTGCATTTTGGCCTCAATGGGTATAGAAATCTGAATTATCTCCAACAGAGGACCATTTACTTCGTGTCTTTGAAAAGCATGAAATGGAGAGTATGTCTCCTTCAATTGCTCTGCTCAAACCTATCCATTTGTTGCTTTATCTTTAGCTGGTCTTGACAAGGCTCTTAATTGAAAGGTCTATCTTACTtccctttattttgttttgccTCTTGGTGGATTAATACTTGCAGGGTTGATGTTTTCGTCTAGTGCCCttaaatattatgatttatttaatcacattgtaaatattattcatttgatttttgtaCTAAAATTCCTTTCACAAATTGCTGTTTCTTCTTAATAAGCGAGATggaagaaaatgcaaaattcaATGCAATGTCGTTGGCAGTGGCCAGATTAGCTTCACTAAAAACTCTGTAACAGGCTTCATGCAATTCTGTGCCTATTTGTTGTCTATTAAATGACCTatgcattttggcccctcacCCAGGCATCTTGGCGAATCTGTTTCTGAATGCACTGTAGTTAAACTTTCACGACATGATAACAAATTTGACGGGCTAACTTTTCATATGCCAGGTATTCGCTGTGGACTTAAAATAAATAGCAATGTATGCGAGGAGATTGAAGTGCAAAAGCCAAAAATGGGATACCTTGTTTCAACAATCCAAATCTTTTATTACTTCAAATTGTCAAGATCACTATTGTTTTCGATATTCCAGCCATAAAACAATAGCAGGGAACTTTATTTCCCAAAGTAGTTTAATTAGACGATATCTCTCCAATTCTTTTTCATCAAGGGCCATTGCATCTGGTAATAGACTTGTGCAGTTGCATGTGAGCCCTAGCACAAATTGGAGGAACAGTCAATTTCGGGTTTTCAGTTCAGAAGGTGATGGAAGCAAGGCAAGTAACGATGAACATGTACCTGTAAAAGATGGGGCTAACATTGATAAGGGGAAGGTTCGAAGGGAAAAGGCTAGGGAAGATGTGAAGCACTGTGATGTACATGCTCAACTTGGGGAACAAGAGCAAAAGGAATGGCTCAATAATGAGAAGCTTTCCATCGAGAGTAAAAAGAAGGAATCACCATTCTTAACTAGACgggaaaaatttaaaaatgagttATTGCGGAGGATCATTCCTTGGGAGAAAATATCTGTTTCATGGGAAACATTTCCTTACTACATTCAGTATGTGTTGCACCTCTGCCAAATTGCTTTTTCTCCTATCTGCCACTGTTGAACTTGCTGTAAACGAGTGCATATTCTTGCAGTGAACACACCAAAAAGATTTTGGTGGAATGTGCTTCATCACATCTGAAGCAAAAGAAGTTTACTACAACTTATGGTGCTCGCTTAACTTCTTCAAGTGGGAGAATACTGCTTCAGAGTATTCCAGGTTGATTTCTGATACAGCTTTTGACCAAGTAATATTTGGCTTGTCCGTAATAGTTTATGCTCTAGTTTGCTTATGTGAAAGAATATTCATTCATTATTTGACAGGTACTGAGCTCTATCGTGAAAGACTTGTTAGAGCACTTGCACGGGACCTAGAAGTTCCCTTACTGGTGCTTGACAGTAGCGTTCTTGCTCCTTATGTAAGCTTTTGACATTTTGGTTGGTTCATTggttttattttggattataatTGTTGTATTCAGTATTTCAGAGACCAATATCTTTTTGATACCCAATAGAATTACCATTGTTCACCACACTTTTGCAGGACTTTGGTGAGATAGCTCAACTGAAAGTGAATTGGAGGATGATGCAGAATCAGGGGAAGAGTGCACATCAGATTCAGAGGTTGAGGATGAGAATGATATGAGTAATGAGGAAGAGTGGACTAGCAGTGGTGAGCGAAAATCAGATGGtagtgaagatgatgaagttGACGTGCATGTATCTGCAGAAGCCCTGAAGAAGCTTGTTCCCTATAGCCTGGAAGACTTTG from Diospyros lotus cultivar Yz01 chromosome 9, ASM1463336v1, whole genome shotgun sequence encodes the following:
- the LOC127809953 gene encoding nucleolin 2-like, with amino-acid sequence MGKSAKKSTKLDAAPAAVVPAGKSGKKGKREAEEELKKQASAKKQKIEQEAAEKQKSQKKKVLKKEETSSSDDTSSSESEPEQKVKVAPKKGGIQAKLPVEESSSDDSSSDEETPVKAVVPPKKQPVAAKNGAAGVPAKKGKAASSSDSSEDSDSEEDDKPTTKAAAPTKKVPAPVKNAGLGNLKKKDESSEESGSDDSSSSDDDKKVAATTQGKKPAVVPQKVEDSSDSSSDSSSDEDNDKKNNAKVAVQPKKLPSNGSVASVKKKEESSDGDSSEDSESEKPQVATVPKKKTDSTDSSTESDSEEEAAPATKIVPSKRPALTVEKETKQKKADNDDTSEDNDDTSEDTDDSSSEEEPQRKKIKAKPTVSLNASKQNAKVPKKVSSSDDDSSDDEPAKSQPVKRPSQAAKKASESEEESDDDSSSEEDAAEEQQPTKTPKKKKQDSDVEMVDAVSPKAVSKQADSKAGKKAPQTPVTPQVQAAGSKTLFVGNLSFSVEQADVENFFEGAGEVVDIRFASDREGVFKGFGHVEFATAEAALKALELNGEDLLGRPVRLDLAKERGSYTPFSGNEKNSFQKGGKAQGQTIFVRGFDRSGGEDQVRSSLEEHFGTCGEITRLSLPKDYDTDGLKGIAYIDFKDSDAFNKALDLSGSELEGYELMVEEAKPRPDNRENSGGGRGGGRSGGRDFGGRSGGRGGRGGGGRFGGRGGRGGGGRGRGTPNKPSMAAPGTGKKTTFDD